A stretch of Hypomesus transpacificus isolate Combined female chromosome 7, fHypTra1, whole genome shotgun sequence DNA encodes these proteins:
- the cald1a gene encoding caldesmon 1a, producing MDDDFERRRELRRQKREEMRLEAERVAYQRNDEDEEEASRERRRRARQERMKSREGEESSGQTDTLAINNSHSVTESSGGGDDEEQALMERMAKREERRLRRLKEAQDRQQGADAPDNDAAANSAEEERPLGRRGRYHDNEEEEEQGRKMTMTRGREEEEEEKEEEEAVPEEEEEKEEVEEEKPSRSYMREQESCEEKTNMSHMQNEDQQQQLNSNSALEQIPDQHESDEEEEEEERIENEEEEEEGIEKEEEEDCERAENGVGLVSQRGGAREQGEWQRKQNGGLHEETPPMQNRKPERTLSRGSMRGPEPGVGEDPDDAATRQEAERKLEELKRRRDDAEVEEFERMRQKQQEAEQELEELKKRREERRKVLEEEERQKKQEDEERKAREEEEKRRMKEEIERRRAEAAEKRQKVEDTMEGGEAKPFKCVSPRGSSLKIGERAEFLNKSAQKSSLKLAHSPVVSKIGNRLEQYTSAAQRENKDSRSPRSGAVDLPMVTDGIRNIKSMWEKGNAFTSPGGAGGTFKEAAGMKIGVAGRINDWLNKTPESKTPGGRPADLKPGDVTNKRSLWENKGASPTKVSGRGEAKSVTNGMGH from the exons ATGGACGACGACTTTGAGCGCCGCCGTGAGCTGAGGAggcagaagagggaggagatgaggctgGAGGCCGAACG agTGGCCTACCAGAGaaatgatgaggatgaggaagaggcgTCCCGGGAGAGGAGACGAAGGGCGCGccaggagaggatgaagagcagggagggggaggagtctagCGGGCAAACAGACACCTTGGCGATAAACAACAGCCACAG cgtGACGGAGAGTTCCGGAGGTGGAGATGACGAGGAGCAGGCTCTGATGGAGCGCATGGCCAAGAGGGAGGAGCGACGCCTGCGCCGCCTGAAGGAGGCGCAGGACAGACAACAGGGGGCGGACGCCCCCGACAACGACGCGGCGGCCAACAGCGCCGAAGAGGAGAGGCCGCTCGGACGCAGGGGGCGCTACCACGACaacgaagaggaggaagagcaggggagGAAGATGACGATGACgcggggcagagaggaggaggaggaagagaaggaggaggaggaggctgtcccagaggaagaggaggagaaagaagaagtggaggaggaaaagCCCAGCAGGTCTTATATGAGAGAGCAG GAGTCCTGTGAGGAGAAAACTAACATGTCACACATGCAAAACGAG gaccaacaacaacagctgaaCTCTAACTCAGCATTAGAACAGATCCCAGATCAGCATGAgtcagatgaggaggaagaggaggaggagaggatagagaatgaggaagaggaggaggaggggatagagaaggaggaagag gaggactgtgagagagcagagaaTGGCGTGGGCCTG GTGTCccagaggggcggggccagggagcAGGGGGAGTGGCAGAGGAAGCAGAACGGAGGCCTGCATGAGGAGACTCCGCCCATGCAGAACAGGAAACCAGAGAGAACCCTCAG tcgcGGCAGCATGCGCGGCCCCGAgccgggggtgggggaggatccAGACGACGCTGCCACCCGGCAGGAGGCGGAGCGcaagctggaggagctgaagcGTCGCCGTGACGACgcggaggtggaggagtttGAGCGGATGAGGCAGAAGCAGCAGGAGGcggagcaggagctggaggagctgaagaagaggagggaggagaggaggaaggttctggaggaggaggagaggcagaagaagcaggaggatgaggagagaaaggcacgagaggag gaggagaagaggaggatgaaggaggagatcgagaggaggagagccgAGGCAGCGGAGAAGAGGCAGAAGGTGGAGGACacgatggagggaggagaggccaaGCCCTTCAAGTGTGTCAGTCCCAGAGGGTCGTCTCTCAag ATTGGTGAGAGGGCAGAGTTCCTGAACAAGTCGGCCCAGAAAAG ctcTCTGAAGCTGGCCCACTCCCCTGTGGTGTCTAAGATCGGCAACAGGCTGGAGCAGTACACCTCAGCAGCCCAG agggaGAACAAGGACTCTCGCTCCCCTCGCTCCGGGGCGGTGGACCTGCCCATGGTCACAGATGGCATCCGCAACATCAAGAGCATGTGGGAGAAGGGCAACGCGTTCACCTCccctgggggggcagggggaaccTTCAAG GAAGCAGCTGGGATGAAGATAGGCGTGGCCGGCCGCATCAACGACTGGCTGAACAAAACCCCCGAGAGCAAGACCCCAGGAGGCCGGCCGGCG GACCTAAAGCCGGGTGATGTCACCAACAAACGGAGTCTATGGGAAAACAAAGGAGCTTCTCCTACCAAG gtgtCAGGCCGAGGAGAGGCTAAATCAGTCACCAACG GCATGGGACACTAA